A window of the Dermatophagoides farinae isolate YC_2012a chromosome 2, ASM2471394v1, whole genome shotgun sequence genome harbors these coding sequences:
- the LOC124494404 gene encoding uncharacterized protein LOC124494404, which yields MSTSVFDPNQPSTSQQHFEQSSSLSSSSSTMVKLMKPKLNLSNYRRQIRSRRIAAGKFNKTSNGKLRKWKKLNLRRCANNDEVDLHKVIYSCSYQYYSDDYLMRIHQVLSNDLDYHIGYHNIEQEISLPTHEQHIIDEFEINTFEDVHDFELYSKQQSLNYIEHMIEKRQHEKIQDQLAQVSYEEPNPDILHASFIDPSRVEMISKRKGRRGGNDQPESIARKNRLNRSSTGDNDSGDTSFYSEIFTRTSSRGRIIKPKNQDQWLLDMEELDALDEIMDAFNENNQRFDKVKSASEENENLLQSIEDQQPTKKSPSLPSSSQILSRPQVSDNQRSTPLAVRNHSTSSSSYSLLSRPNNRSLLAQPSTSPACHAKSLPLKTHNIPYSLPMKMNGDKKSIVLQHSTNKKFESSIPSPEDSKFTPIVQLEEIDAKDSDDRSNDENRPDNANNTDTNNNNKLEFPSDKLSNLQPAKVFSRLTPLGWKSFLICQNDPTLYEFNYVNLGHDRTVFIDKIRKIGENNESEKSKNQKCKKMSFSFSEVPFLHRLQQSDNEFRLYLSSTPMLLNMLNRDNEEKTRQFHEKAEKYINILGRFYEKHCERRMKNDAERNRNRRTILRRCIMNDVQEQYSFYSDKPFDEVWNTYPRLEVQNKLQPIHTANKSIPITPKSAFPKPITVTSSSLPNPISVNTTISKPITVTPSMTAKLNSNGRIQWYRKEIPPIKLTTHPNRSSAGTGAAAATISAQVQKNGNNMNRPVVCKIPNNVGFKLHQASVDLNKKTIQIVPSNIFTTTTTTVTSTQSTTSNAKPISATSKPIIFRVQPSASSVINQIVQQKRLAEDQQQQQQQQQPPLKKIKTEIDDDDEITIVHEHIPKKPIKLIQTHIGPETFTGNTTTAIPLSYISSQLLSQLDVARTQIITIMLDGEPDATKDEKINELLTQYLSSFRGFIYLPSETTTINDQALIKSNDPNNPIQCRSPLRRLFRFKWEDSCAELKTSANDCLFELTSLLTNYGIWLMHWCRHVSLTLPMNYLPQHIVIIQKILRRAAGLFRCVGQYYLPHLPELLRTRFDGDPNIIDAYYFQSLAESWEIWFIKCLMDMLENPDNSEINVHGGPIEPKSISQLALIISHNFHQASERLKAAMAELMKNNSNENVVYSQWLTYLEMKFYYYQSWYMIAQAYDRWLKMNNINDDHLQVAREIIEADRYRKMAKECCRKYNSNRRKQYEDRINKNSFLTELRSYIQMLKEQLRTMKRPSIDFEQLPTDYQKDMDAIIYQLPSFDEIWNVSLYGEFGVHLNKEDANALQTQLNHIKEERRKKKPTKLQALTKWLTNKSKEFISTTTKGETQQEKQQQQQQQQQRNIKVSQIDLKSPIPYRGSGVGKSTSPTTSRQNITPLAVPIDGGSLVNEKVIDDSKSETTKTSRRKKTPAPKPPILTVKPKPSPPPPPPPPPPPLPGRTITIPPPPPPPPSMSPKIERKIEGKTPKATVMKLPLSSNQFQQELRARIEQREKRQITGGGNVSPSRPKQQPTPTSPKFKRPQSPVAVDIVAALKQRIGEIRQSTSSKSTEDPPTKSSSESDAKWLKSNK from the exons ATGTCTACGTCTGTGTTTGATCCAAATCAACCATCCACATCACAACAGCATTTTgagcaatcatcatcattatcatcatcgtcatcaacaatggTTAAATTAATGAAACCGAAATTAAATCTATCCAACTATCGGCGACAAATTCGTAGTCGTCGTATAGCAGCAggtaaattcaataaaacatcgaatggaaaattacgtaaatggaaaaaattgaatctacGTCGTTGtgcaaataatgatgaagttGATTTACATAAAGTGATTTATTCATGTTCATATCAATATTattctgatgattatttAATGCGTATACATCAAGTATTAAGTAATGATCTTGATTATCATATTGGTTATCATAATATTGAACAGGAAATTTCATTGCCTACACATGAACAACATATTATCGATGAATTTGAGATAAATACTTTTGAAGATGTtcatgattttgaattatatTCTAAACagcaatcattgaattatatcgagcatatgattgaaaaacgaCAACATGAAAAGATTCAGGATCAATTGGCTCAAGTTAGCTATGAAGAACCTAATCCTGATATTTTGCATGCTAGTTTTATTGATCCGTCACGTGTGGAAATGATATCCAAAAGAAAAGGTCGTCGTGGCGGAAATGATCAACCAGAATCGATagcaagaaaaaatcgattaaatcGAAGCAGTACcggtgataatgattcagGTGATACATCATTTTATTCGGAAATATTCACTCGTACCTCTAGCCGTGGACGAATTATAAAACCGAAAAATCAAGATCAATGGCTATTGGATATGGAAGAATTAGATGCATTGGATGAAATTATGGATGctttcaatgaaaacaatcaacGTTTCGATAAGGTTAAATCAGCTAGTGAggagaatgaaaatttactACAATCGATAGAAGACCAACAACcgacaaaaaaatcaccgTCATTACCTTCTAGCTCTCAAATATTATCTCGGCCACAAGTATCAGATAATCAGCGATCTACACCATTAGCTGTTAGAAATCATTCAACATCAAGTAGCAGTTATTCACTATTATCACGTCCGAATAATCGTTCACTTTTAGCACAGCCATCAACCAGTCCAGCATGTCATGCAAAATCATTGCCATTAAAAACACATAATATACCATATAGTTtaccaatgaaaatgaatggcgataaaaaatcgattgttttacAACATtcgacaaataaaaaattcgaatcatctATTCCTTCACCGGAGGATTCGAAATTTACACCAATCGTACAATTAGAAGAAATTGATGCAAAAGATTCTGATGATCGatctaatgatgaaaatcggCCAGATAATGCAAACAATACGGAtaccaacaataataataagttgGAATTTCCATCGGATAAACTGAGTAATTTGCAGCCAGCAAAAGTATTTTCTCGTTTAACACCATTGGGATGGAAATCATTTCTCATCTGTCAAAATGATCCAACATTGTATGAATTTAATTATGTAAATCTAGGCCATGATCGAACCGTTTTCATCGataaaattcgaaaaattgGCGAAAACAATGAATCGGAAAAGtcgaaaaatcaaaaatgtaaaaaaatgtcattttcattttcggaGGTTCCATTTTTGCATCGTTTACAACAATCTGATAATGAATTTCGTTTGTATTTAAGTTCTACAccaatgttgttgaacatGTTGAATCGagataatgaagaaaaaactcGACAATTTCATGAGAAAGCTGaaaaatatatcaatattttaGGCCGATTCTATGAAAAACATTGTGAAagacgaatgaaaaatgatgctGAAAGAAATAGAAATCGACGAACAATATTACGTCGATGTATAATGAACGATGTACAAGAACAATATTCCTTTTATTCAGATAAACCATTTGATGAAGTTTGGAATACATATCCACGATTGGAAGTACAGAATAAATTGCAACCGATTCATACGGCAAATAAATCGATTCCCATCACGCCAAAATCAGCATTTCCTAAACCAATAACagtaacatcatcatcattaccaaatCCGATTTCAGTTAATACAACAATATCGAAACCTATCACAGTAACACCATCGATGACGGCAAAACTCAATTCCAATGGTCGAATACAATGGTATCGTAAGGAAATACCACCAATAAAATTGACAACACATCCAAATAGATCATCAGCTGGGACAGGAGCAGCAGCTGCAACGATTTCTGCTCAAGTTCAAAAGAATGGAAACAATATGAATCGTCCAGTTGTATGTAAAATTCCTAATAATGTTGGTTTCAAATTACATCAGGCTTctgttgatttgaataaGAAAACTATTCAGATAGTACCATCGAATATTTttacaacaacgacaacaacagtaacGAGTACACAGTCAACAACATCGAATGCGAAACCAATATCAGCCACTTCGAAACCAATAATATTTCGAGTTCAACCATCGGCATCATCGGTTATTAATCAAATtgtacaacaaaaacgattaGCCGAagatcagcaacaacaacaacaacagcagcagccacCATTAAAAAAGATCAAGActgaaatcgatgatgatgatgaaattacaATTGTACATGAACATATTCCAAAAAAACCGATTAAATTGATTCAG ACACATATTGGTCCGGAAACATTTACCGGTAATACAACAACTGCTAtaccattatcatatatatcaagtcaattattatcacaattGGATGTAGCACGTACACAGATTATAACAATAATGTTGGATGGTGAACCAGATGCTacaaaagatgaaaaaataaatgaattattaacaCAATatctatcatcatttcgTGGTTTTATCTATTTACCAAGtgaaacgacaacaattaATGATCAGGCATTGATTAAATCCAATGATCCAAATAATCCGATTCAATGTCGTTCACCATTACGACGATTATTTCGTTTTAAATGGGAAGATTCTTGTGCCGAATTGAAAACATCGGCAAATGATTGTCTTTTTGAATtgacatcattattaacaaaTTATGGTATATGGTTAATGCATTGGTGTCGTCATGTATCGTTAACATTACCAATGAATTATCTACCACAACATATTGTTAttatacaaaaaattttacgtCGTGCTGCTGGCCTCTTTAGATGTGTTGGACAATATTATCTACCACATCTTCCTGAACTACTTCGTACAAGATTTGATGGTGATCCAAACATAATCGATgcatattattttcaatcacttGCTGAATCATGGGAAATTTGGTTCATCAAATGTTTGATGGATATGTTAGAAAATCCCGATAATTCCGAAATAAACGTTCATGGTGGTCCAATTGAACCGAAATCCATTTCACAATTAGCATTGATTATTTCacataattttcatcaagcTTCTGAACGATTAAAAGCAGCTATGGctgaattaatgaaaaataattcgaatgaaaatgttgtcTATTCACAATGGTTAACATAtttagaaatgaaattctattattatcaatcatggTATATGATTGCACAGGCATATGATCGATggttaaaaatgaataatattaatgatgatcatttacaAGTGGCACGTGAAATTATCGAAGCAGATCGTTATCGTAAAATGGCTAAAGAATGTTGTCGAAAATATAATTCTAATCGCCGTAAACAATATGAAGATCgtattaataaaaatagttTTTTGACTGAATTACGATCATATATACAGATGCTAAAAGAACAGCTTCGTACAATGAAACGACCATCGATTGATTTCGAACAATTACCAACGGATTATCAGAAAGATATGGATGcaattatttatcaattaCCATCATTCGATGAAATTTGGAATGTTAGTTTATATGGGGAATTTGGTGTACATTTGAATAAAGAAGATGCAAATGCATTACAGACACAATTAAATCATATTAAAGAAGAACGACGAAAAA aaaaaccaacaaaattACAGGCGTTAACTAAATGGTTGACAAATAAATCCAAAGAATTCATATCTACGACAACAAAAGGAGAAACACAACAAGaaaagcagcagcagcaacaacaacaacaacaacgtaatATAAAAGTATcacaaattgatttaaaatctCCGATCCCATATCGTGGTAGTGGGGTCGGTAAATCcacatcaccaacaacatcgaGACAAAATATCACACCATTAGCAGTTCCAATTGATGGTGGCAGCttggtgaatgaaaaagtaaTTGATGATAGTAAATCAGAAACTACGAAAACAAGTCGTAGGAAAAAAACTCCAGCGCCTAAACCACCAATTCTTACAGTGAAACCcaaaccatcaccaccaccaccaccaccaccgccgccTCCTCCTCTTCCAGGTAGAACTATAACaattccaccaccaccacctcctCCGCCATCGATGTCTCCAAAAATcgagagaaaaattgaagGAAAAACTCCGAAAGCAACAGTGATGAAACTACCGCTATCAAGTAATCAATTTCAACAGGAATTACGAGCACGTATTGAACAACGTGAAAAACGTCAAATAACCGGTGGTGGAAATGTATCACCATCAAGACCAAAACAGCAGCCAACACCAACATCACCAAAATTTAAACGACCACAATCACCAGTAGCCGTGGATATAGTGGCTGCATTGAAACAACGTATCGGTGAAATACGACAATCAACGTCGAGTAAAAGTACGGAAGATCCACCGACTAAAAGTAGTAGTGAATCCGATGCTAAATGGTTAAAAtctaataaataa
- the LOC124498713 gene encoding uncharacterized protein LOC124498713, with protein sequence MCENLCLSIINLYINVLGIDVGEQFLQMMSKEMLNDRLILLENLEKQTNKLRSMLGEQMAITDHDHLLFMNDYSIKLDQISSCLIRLFNETYSEYEKECSIENDATGNNGNNQNNYDNDDDDDEENIDQSPKTTTIQKEKYEIKIDFQYEDLFIEQEILDFEWKKWFRFDDEMCVKLRIYCRDRFDDELPLQMRIELKEILATLNDSTKETLIERIKKFTMMIQTIQELWYLVEIVHETIMKNGCHDYYIWLCKLLINSITIIHENLMGIDVFYFQHLFSTKCRIIFFDFQHEGIYKGFSDSIRLNNAELITKLCKSDSLPSNLLLICLKYLLMLQQKNHIECFVQMFQWYGFESFKELVIKNLSNHGRPLKYIRSIFIDLDRLIIESQSSTSNNQQQLSSETISLMKRISSCEFKKKFT encoded by the coding sequence ATGTGTGAAAATCTCTGtctttcaataataaatttatacATCAATGTATTGGGTATTGATGTTGGTGAACAATTCTTACAGATGATGTCCAAAGAAATGTTAAATGATCGACTTATTTTATTagaaaatttggaaaaacaaacgaataaatTACGTTCCATGCTTGGTGAACAAATGGCCATTactgatcatgatcatttattatttatgaaCGATTATTCGATTAAATTGGATCAAATATCTTCATGTTTGATAcgattattcaatgaaactTATAGTGAATATGAGAAAGAATGTTCCATAGAAAATGATGCTACCGGtaataatggcaataatcaaaataattatgataatgatgatgatgatgatgaagagaatATTGATCAAAGTCCAAAGACTACCACAATTCAAAaggaaaaatatgaaatcaaaattgattttcaatatgaagatttatttattgaacaaGAGATATTAgattttgaatggaaaaaatggtttcgatttgatgatgaaatgtgtGTGAAATTACGTATATATTGTCGTGAtcgattcgatgatgaattaccATTACAAATGCGTATAGAATTAAAAGAAATATTGGCCACTTTAAATGATTCAACTAAAGAAACATTAATCGAACGAATCAAAAAgtttacaatgatgattcaaacaaTACAAGAATTATGGTATCTTGTCGAAATTGTACatgaaacaataatgaaaaatggttgccatgattattatatttggtTATGTAAACTATTAATTAATTCGATTACCATAATTCATGAAAATCTAATGGGCATAGATGTGTTctattttcaacatttattCAGTACAAAATGTCgaatcatattttttgattttcaacatGAAGGCATCTATAAAGGTTTTAGTGATTCGATCCGTTTGAATAATGCCGAATTGATAACGAAATTATGTAAATCTGATTCTCTACCATCGAACCTGTTGCTCATCTGTTTGAAATATCTACTCAtgttacaacaaaaaaatcatatcgaATGTTTCGTTCAAATGTTTCAATGGTATggatttgaatcattcaaaGAATTAGTGATAAAAAATCTTTCTAATCATGGTCGACCATTGAAATATATCCGATCAATATTTATCGATTTGGATCGTTTAATTATTGAATCTCAATCATCTACATccaacaaccaacaacaattatcatcggaaacaatttcattgatgaaacgaatatcatcatgtgaatttaagaaaaaatttacataa
- the LOC124499944 gene encoding uncharacterized protein LOC124499944, protein MKMKRIQSSSYVTISIINRLIKLILSILIISMIDHHHNHNNQVIAFKFTDRFCNFTAYPKHGCEEPEFTTCIDKKCACRDESHFIIMGRFCTKKLCSNGEFYDAAKGNCVRQSKASADVTENHCRYDYHCFGQHVQCRQYGWNYNCVCDPGFRYDSTTQTCLPTYGIGGYCIRDNDCDETSLRKMYCDFKNFDQNHSTGGGNHNDDNGRGSNQHSSGTCQCQENHRYNYNIDGCEPLADIAEREHNMRTLVLLFVAAGLIFGLALTCNFSFFGVGPKHHELFLHQLKAEERIRQMKRDRLSRAENGQTFSSSSSSSSSPPISLNNNNNDDGKNLSMVDNDRQPQSSTTVTSFDDIENSSITIDDDSSKKSGPKTSLIMFG, encoded by the coding sequence atgaaaatgaaacgaatacaatcatcatcgtatgttacgatttcaatcatcaacagatTGATCAAATTAATATTGTCCATTTTAATCATATCGatgatcgatcatcatcataatcataataatcaagttATTGCATTTAAATTTACTGATcgtttttgtaattttacTGCTTATCCAAAACATGGCTGTGAAGAACCAGAATTTACTACTtgtattgataaaaaatgtgCTTGTCGTGATGAATCacattttataataatgggTAGATTTTGTACGAAAAAATTATGTTCAAATGGTGAATTTTATGATGCAGCTAAAGGAAATTGTGTTCGACAAAGTAAAGCAAGTGCTGATGTAACAGAAAATCATTGTcgatatgattatcattgttttggACAACATGTACAATGTCGTCAATATGGTTGGAATTATAATTGTGTTTGTGATCCTGGATTCCGTTATGATTCAACTACACAGACTTGTCTACCAACATATGGTATAGGTGGCTATTGTATacgtgataatgattgtgatgaaacATCATTACGAAAAATGTATTGTGATTTCAAGAATTTCGATCAAAATCATTCTACAGGTGGTggtaatcataatgatgataatggaagaGGTAGTAATCAACATTCAAGTGGTACATGTCAATGTCAAGAGAATCATcgttataattataatattgATGGCTGTGAACCATTAGCCGATATTGCTGAACGTGAACATAATATGCGTACATTGGTACTATTATTTGTTGCTGCTGGTCTTATATTTGGTCTAGCATTAACTTGTAATTTTAGCTTTTTTGGTGTTGGACCTAAACATCATGAATTATTCTTACATCAATTAAAAGCTGAAGAACGAATAAGACAAATGAAACGAGATCGATTATCTAGAGCAGAAAATGgtcaaacattttcatcatcatcatcatcatcatcatcaccaccaataagtttgaataataataataatgatgatggaaaaaatttatccatGGTTGATAATGATCGCCAGCCACAATCATCGACAACTGTtacatcatttgatgatattgaaaattcatcaataaccattgatgatgatagctcAAAAAAATCTGGACCAAAAACATCGTTGATTAtgtttggatga